A single Stigmatopora argus isolate UIUO_Sarg chromosome 7, RoL_Sarg_1.0, whole genome shotgun sequence DNA region contains:
- the LOC144076991 gene encoding arachidonate 12-lipoxygenase, 12R-type-like, translating into MVNYQVVIYTGNRVFANSINPVYIKLVGTEGESCRTLASFTLISCWKTTLTICCQKSLGQLVLIELDKQNYYIIPKDDWFASKVVVKCSEKEVYTFPIYSWISDGETHAFREGKALKIFDDTSSPGLEARKQEMIRRSDKYNWDQYHDGLPYCIKSKGPFNLPWKALFSLTKLIELGFTAVTGYIQRCIQGLNDNHDNWKNLGAIADVFNPKEKETPVADFVQQHWEEDWLFGYQFLNGTNPNLIQRIKILPANFPVTDDLICFPNKKSNLDQELELGNIYLCDFKNLDGMPGNIINGKPQYLMAPLVLLHKRPDDTLVPIAIQLKQKPGEDNPIFLPTDSHHDWLLAKIFVRSAYFAEHQLIAHLLRTHLLAEVFAVSLLRNLPMVHPLYKLLVPHTRYTMQINVLARGGLIGPKSILSRSAAAGGETLFKIIKGALSETTYRSLCLPDSIADRDMQQAPNFYYWEDGKKLWDYINEFVEGIIQHYYKSDEEVQRDTELQTYIEDIFEFGFLSNTKSGIPQSFTTVPELIKFVTMVIFTCSAQHAAVNSGQYDYGGWMPNAPSTLQQPPPSDKGKATEKTVLQTLPTKDVTGQGMGTTWLLSRRTSDFVPLGHYPEEQFTEDCPRQLQKVFRTSLDELSAKIVSRNTDLKIPYTYLDPKKVENSVAI; encoded by the exons ATGGTGAATTATCAGGTGGTCATCTATACCGGCAATCGGGTCTTCGCTAACAGCATCAACCCTGTCTACATTAAATTAGTGGGCACCGAGGGCGAGAGTTGCCGCACCTTGGCCAGTTTCACCCTCATCAGTTGCTGG AAGACTACTTTGACCATTTGCTGCCAGAAGTCCCTCGGACAGCTGGTCCTGATAGAACTGGACAAGCAAAACTATTACATTATTCCCAAAGATGATTGGTTCGCCAGCAAGGTGGTGGTGAAATGCTCCGAGAAAGAAGTCTACACCTTCCCCATTTACTCCTGGATCAGTGATGGGGAGACCCATGCCTTCAGGGAGGGCAAAG CTTTGAAGATCTTTGACGACACCAGCTCTCCGGGTCTCGAGGCGAGGAAGCAAGAGATGATCCGGCGCAGCGATAAGTACAA CTGGGATCAGTATCACGATGGTCTACCGTACTGCATCAAGTCAAAAGGGCCATTTAACTTGCCCTGGAAGGCTCTGTTTTCTCTTACCAAGTTAATCGAGTTAGGATTCACGGCAGTCACAGG GTATATCCAGCGTTGCATTCAGGGTCTGAATGACAACCATGATAATTGGAAAAATCTTGGCGCTATTGCTGATGTGTTCaacccaaaagaaaaagaaaccccTGTGGCAG ATTTTGTCCAGCAACACTGGGAGGAAGATTGGCTGTTTGGTTACCAGTTTCTAAATGGCACTAATCCCAATTTGATTCAACGTATCAAAATTCTGCCCGCTAACTTCCCCGTGACGGATGACCTGATCTGCTTTCCCAACAAAAAGTCCAACTTGGATCAGGAGTTGgag CTTGGCAACATATACCTGTGCGACTTCAAGAACCTGGATGGGATGCCCGGCAACATTATCAATGGGAAACCGCAATACTTGATGGCGCCCCTCGTTCTGCTTCACAAAAGACCTGACGACACCCTGGTGCCCATTGCAATTCAG CTGAAGCAGAAGCCAGGAGAGGACAACCCAATTTTTCTCCCGACGGACTCCCATCACGACTGGCTGTTGGCGAAAATCTTTGTGCGGAGCGCCTATTTCGCCGAACACCAGCTCATTGCGCATTTACTGCGCACTCATCTACTGGCCGAAGTTTTTGCGGTGTCGCTGCTTCGCAATCTTCCAATGGTGCATCCCTTGTACAAG CTCCTGGTACCCCACACTCGCTATACCATGCAGATAAATGTGTTAGCTCGAGGCGGGCTAATCGGACCCAAATCAATCTTGTCAAGA AGTGCCGCTGCAGGCGGGGAAACATTGTTCAAGATCATCAAGGGAGCGCTGTCCGAGACCACCTACAGGTCACTTTGCCTCCCTGACAGCATTGCCGATCGCGACATGCAGCAGGCGCCCAACTTCTACTACTGGGAGGATGGAAAAAAGCTGTGGGACTACATCAACGA attCGTGGAGGGGATTATCCAGCACTACTACAAGAGCGACGAGGAAGTCCAGCGAGACACGGAGCTCCAGACGTATATCGAGGACATTTTTGAATTTGGCTTCCTTTCCAATACAAAATCCG gAATCCCTCAGAGTTTCACCACTGTGCCAGAGCTGATAAAATTTGTCACCATGGTGATTTTCACCTGCTCGGCCCAGCATGCAGCTGTAAACAGCGGACAG TACGACTATGGCGGCTGGATGCCCAACGCCCCCTCAACCTTGCAGCAACCTCCTCCCAGCGATAAGGGGAAGGCAACCGAGAAAACCGTGTTGCAGACTTTGCCAACTAAGGACGTGACCGGCCAGGGAATGGGCACCACCTGGCTGCTCAGCAGGCGGACTTCAGACTTT GTCCCGCTGGGACATTACCCAGAGGAGCAATTCACCGAGGATTGCCCCCGTCAGCTGCAGAAGGTTTTTCGAACCAGCCTTGATGAGCTGTCCGCCAAAATCGTCTCTAGAAACACTGATCTGAAAATCCCTTACACTTACCTGGATCCAAAAAAAGTGGAGAACAGCGTGGCcatttaa